A single Arcobacter sp. FWKO B DNA region contains:
- a CDS encoding ammonium transporter: MENEMLYIVDTLYVLFALTLIIFMVPGFAMLEAGIVRTKNVSTVLMTNTMIYAVASMCFLLVGYNIAFFSGFGGFGDSVSDGVSKYAILLFQIAFVGKVINIMSGGISERTKVIPITIFTVIMATVLYPLVVNWTWGANMLESTFLELSMYDLAGSTVIHSTGGWALLAAILIIGARKGRYTDQGIRVIPASNIPLVTLGAFLLWIGWFGFNGGSVGSMASKEGADAVALTILNTNTAGLAGAIVVAVCMYLKYKKFDITMILNGALGGLVAITAGPDLYNIYQPILIGGIGGALVVFAVPFFDKLRLDDPVGALSVHLVNGIWGTLAVGLFASNGDDITLLGQIKGIVVVGLFAFVSSYIVLYVINKIMPLRASDDVQTQGLDVSECGLESYPEFKRAY; this comes from the coding sequence ATGGAAAATGAAATGCTCTACATTGTAGATACACTTTATGTGTTATTTGCTTTGACTCTAATTATATTTATGGTTCCAGGTTTTGCTATGCTTGAAGCTGGAATTGTAAGAACAAAAAATGTATCTACAGTCTTAATGACAAACACAATGATTTATGCAGTTGCATCTATGTGTTTTTTGCTTGTTGGATACAATATAGCTTTTTTTAGTGGTTTTGGTGGTTTTGGTGATAGTGTAAGTGATGGTGTAAGTAAGTATGCTATATTGCTTTTTCAAATAGCTTTTGTTGGTAAAGTTATAAATATTATGAGTGGAGGGATTAGTGAGAGAACAAAAGTTATCCCTATTACAATATTTACAGTTATTATGGCAACAGTTTTATATCCCCTAGTGGTAAACTGGACTTGGGGTGCAAATATGCTAGAAAGTACCTTTTTAGAACTTAGTATGTATGATTTAGCTGGTTCTACTGTTATTCACTCTACTGGTGGATGGGCGTTGCTTGCCGCTATACTTATAATAGGGGCTAGAAAAGGAAGATACACAGACCAAGGTATTAGAGTAATTCCAGCTTCAAATATCCCACTTGTTACTCTTGGGGCGTTTTTGCTATGGATTGGCTGGTTTGGGTTTAATGGTGGAAGTGTTGGAAGCATGGCTTCAAAAGAGGGTGCTGATGCAGTAGCTCTTACAATATTAAATACAAATACAGCTGGACTTGCAGGAGCAATTGTAGTTGCCGTTTGTATGTATTTAAAATACAAAAAATTTGATATTACTATGATATTAAATGGTGCTTTAGGTGGACTTGTGGCTATTACGGCTGGACCAGATTTATATAATATTTATCAGCCTATCTTAATAGGTGGAATTGGTGGAGCATTGGTAGTATTTGCTGTACCATTTTTTGATAAACTAAGACTGGATGATCCTGTTGGTGCATTGTCTGTACACTTGGTAAATGGTATATGGGGAACACTAGCAGTTGGACTTTTTGCAAGTAATGGTGATGATATTACACTTCTTGGGCAAATAAAAGGGATAGTTGTAGTTGGATTATTTGCTTTTGTAAGCTCATATATAGTATTATATGTCATAAATAAAATAATGCCTCTAAGAGCTAGTGATGATGTTCAAACACAAGGGCTTGATGTAAGTGAATGTGGTTTGGAGAGTTATCCAGAGTTTAAAAGAGCGTACTAA
- a CDS encoding P-II family nitrogen regulator — MKKIEAIIKPFKLDDVKEALTSVGINGMTVSDVKGYGRQQGHSELYRGAEYVVDFLPKIKLEIVVNDDIVESATNAILEAAKTGKIGDGKIFIYDVQKSIRIRTGEEDEEAV, encoded by the coding sequence ATGAAAAAAATAGAAGCAATAATAAAACCATTCAAACTAGATGATGTAAAAGAAGCACTTACTAGTGTTGGTATAAATGGTATGACTGTAAGTGATGTTAAAGGATATGGAAGACAACAAGGTCATAGTGAACTATATCGTGGGGCTGAATATGTAGTTGATTTCTTACCAAAAATAAAGCTTGAGATTGTAGTAAATGACGATATTGTTGAAAGTGCAACAAATGCAATCCTTGAAGCTGCTAAAACTGGGAAAATTGGTGATGGTAAAATCTTTATTTATGATGTTCAAAAAAGTATCAGAATCAGGACTGGTGAAGAAGATGAGGAAGCTGTATAA
- a CDS encoding Mrp/NBP35 family ATP-binding protein, producing the protein MSENQIIEVLKNIKYPNLEKNIVDLSLIDNISFNNNKLDIALKIVNMEAFEILSQNIKTNTNLQKQFENINIINKIEAPKKSMNYGSTQNPNNRAPYAKNIIAVSSGKGGVGKSTVAANIAVSLAQDGYKVGILDADVYGPNIPRMLGVDGESLKWNDQDKIIPSINFGVKVMSVGLTTPSIDTPLVWRSSVAVSALIQFLEDVDWGLLDYLVIDMPPGTGDVQLTMAQELKLSGAVIVTTPQMASIDDVSRSIMMFKDVGVKIFGLVENMSYFIAPDTKQKYDIFGSGRGAELSVKYGIDFLGEIPLSMEIRENCDSGKPPVVLKDETIRGYYKNITAKIITKTKK; encoded by the coding sequence ATGAGTGAAAATCAAATAATAGAAGTTCTAAAAAATATAAAATATCCAAATCTTGAAAAAAATATTGTTGATTTATCACTAATTGATAATATTTCTTTTAACAATAATAAACTTGATATAGCTTTAAAAATTGTTAATATGGAAGCTTTTGAGATATTAAGCCAAAATATAAAAACAAATACTAATTTACAAAAACAATTTGAGAATATTAATATAATAAATAAAATAGAAGCTCCAAAAAAATCCATGAATTATGGCTCTACTCAAAATCCAAATAATCGTGCCCCATATGCAAAAAATATAATAGCAGTAAGCAGTGGTAAAGGTGGGGTTGGGAAATCAACAGTTGCTGCAAATATTGCAGTTTCTCTTGCTCAAGATGGATATAAAGTAGGTATATTAGATGCTGATGTTTATGGACCAAATATCCCTAGAATGCTTGGAGTTGATGGTGAGTCACTAAAATGGAATGATCAAGATAAAATAATACCAAGTATAAATTTTGGGGTAAAAGTAATGAGCGTTGGGCTAACTACTCCAAGTATAGATACTCCACTTGTTTGGAGGAGTTCTGTAGCGGTATCTGCACTAATTCAATTTCTAGAAGATGTTGATTGGGGTTTATTAGACTACCTTGTTATTGATATGCCTCCTGGAACTGGTGATGTACAGCTTACCATGGCTCAAGAGCTCAAACTAAGTGGTGCAGTTATAGTAACTACTCCTCAAATGGCATCTATTGATGATGTAAGTCGTTCTATCATGATGTTCAAAGATGTAGGAGTAAAGATTTTTGGTTTGGTAGAAAATATGAGTTATTTTATAGCTCCAGATACAAAACAAAAATATGATATTTTTGGAAGTGGTAGAGGTGCTGAACTTAGCGTCAAATATGGGATAGATTTCCTAGGAGAAATCCCACTTAGTATGGAAATAAGAGAAAATTGTGATAGTGGCAAACCTCCAGTTGTACTAAAAGATGAGACAATAAGAGGTTATTATAAAAATATCACAGCCAAAATAATAACTAAAACTAAGAAATAA
- a CDS encoding B12-binding domain-containing radical SAM protein produces the protein MKKIILTTLNARFSHTSLALRYLYANLNELQDDAEILEFVINSSPQTIAEEILSHSPKIVGIGVYIWNASDVSEIVKVIKKVSPKTIVVLGGPEVSYTPFRVDFDMADYIIAGEGEVGFYNLCKEILDSNHSQEKYIKSAGVDFHAIKLPYDYYTDFDIQNRHIYVESSRGCPFECEFCLSSIDLKMRYLPLEVILCELENLWGRGARNFKFIDRTFNVKISYAKAILEFFLSKDEEYFIHFEVIPDNFPDELKLMLKRFPPHCLQLEVGIQTLNLEIAKNIKRNLKLEKIKENLRFLENETKAHLHVDLIIGLPGESIESFASNLDELYSLTKCEIQLGILKKLSGTTINRHDIEYGMVYSDTPPYDILKNDLIDFALMQDMKRFARFWDIVYNSGNFQKTTKLLFKDGKVFENFYDFSKWLYGRSESTYKISLDRIAEYLYEYLSKTYDKDMLATTLLDDIMSIGGRKIPPFLKHLIPTSYDVAQKEVSKANKRQQIRDN, from the coding sequence ATGAAAAAGATAATCTTAACAACCTTAAATGCAAGGTTTTCCCATACTTCTTTGGCTCTTAGGTATTTGTATGCAAATTTGAATGAGCTTCAAGATGATGCAGAAATACTTGAATTTGTAATAAACTCATCACCACAAACAATAGCAGAAGAGATACTTTCACATAGCCCAAAAATAGTTGGCATAGGTGTATATATTTGGAATGCAAGTGATGTGAGTGAAATTGTAAAAGTAATTAAAAAAGTTTCGCCAAAAACTATTGTTGTCCTTGGTGGTCCAGAGGTTAGTTACACCCCATTTAGGGTAGATTTTGATATGGCTGATTATATCATTGCTGGCGAAGGTGAAGTTGGGTTTTATAATTTATGTAAAGAGATTTTGGATAGTAACCATTCTCAAGAGAAATATATAAAATCAGCAGGAGTTGATTTTCATGCTATTAAGTTGCCTTATGATTATTACACGGACTTTGATATACAAAATAGGCATATTTATGTAGAAAGCTCCCGTGGGTGTCCATTTGAATGTGAGTTTTGTTTGTCTTCTATTGATTTGAAGATGAGGTATTTGCCTCTTGAAGTGATACTTTGTGAGCTTGAGAATCTTTGGGGTAGGGGTGCTAGGAATTTTAAGTTTATAGATAGGACTTTTAATGTCAAGATAAGTTATGCCAAAGCTATTTTAGAGTTTTTCCTGAGTAAGGATGAAGAGTATTTTATCCATTTTGAGGTGATTCCTGATAATTTCCCTGATGAGCTAAAATTGATGTTGAAGCGTTTTCCTCCTCATTGTTTGCAACTTGAAGTGGGTATTCAGACACTTAATCTTGAAATAGCAAAAAATATAAAACGAAATCTAAAACTAGAAAAAATCAAAGAAAATTTGAGGTTTTTGGAAAATGAAACAAAAGCTCATCTTCATGTGGATTTGATAATTGGGCTTCCAGGGGAGAGTATAGAATCTTTTGCATCAAATCTTGATGAGTTGTATTCTCTTACAAAATGTGAGATACAACTAGGAATCCTAAAAAAGCTTTCAGGCACTACCATAAACAGACACGATATAGAATATGGTATGGTTTATAGTGATACACCACCTTATGACATCCTCAAAAATGACTTGATAGATTTTGCATTGATGCAAGATATGAAAAGATTTGCACGATTTTGGGATATAGTATATAATAGTGGCAATTTCCAAAAAACCACAAAACTACTTTTCAAAGATGGCAAGGTGTTTGAGAATTTTTATGATTTTAGTAAGTGGCTTTATGGTAGAAGTGAATCCACTTATAAAATATCTCTGGATAGAATAGCCGAATATTTGTATGAGTATTTATCAAAAACTTATGATAAGGATATGTTAGCAACAACACTTTTGGATGATATTATGAGTATTGGAGGAAGAAAAATTCCCCCATTTTTAAAGCATTTGATACCTACAAGTTATGATGTTGCACAAAAAGAGGTCTCAAAAGCTAATAAAAGGCAACAAATAAGGGATAACTAG
- a CDS encoding lysophospholipid acyltransferase family protein has translation MISIQREIQNKYPTLGNQSIIKFLQKIIHEDKINAFLEENSHLMGFEFVEAILDYFNFDIILSQNQIQNIPTSGSVVIIANHPLGALDGLLLLKIIGSIRKDVKIVANDFLTQFTQLDPLLLKVNNFNQIQIKQDIKAIVDELKQGKAVIIFPSGEVSRARLDGIKDTKWYKGFLTFAINSKSPILPIHIKAKNSWFFYTVSAINKRISTLLLSNEMFNKQNKKATITIGEIIPYENIPQHIKKKELIVLFKKHLYSINKLKPILTTQKAIAHPQSRQAILEELQSSQVLGSTSDGKKIYLYSYKDDSTILKEIGRLRELSFRKVGEGVNKKRDTDKYDKYYSHIILWDEKELEIVGSYRIGNSNHIMSLYGEDGFYTSSLFNYNSGFANYLQDSIELGRSFVQPKYWGTRALDYLWYGIGAYLKNHRNIKYMFGAVSLSSTYPSIAKDLIINYYSNYFKDSNNLVTPKNPYQYSNNLNEVNYLFGYNDKKLDFKILKSALNDVGFVVPTLYKQYSDLCEDDGVKFLGFNTDTNFSNCVDGFILVDISKIKTPQKNRYINN, from the coding sequence ATGATAAGTATTCAAAGAGAAATACAAAATAAATACCCAACATTAGGCAACCAAAGTATTATAAAGTTTTTACAAAAAATAATTCACGAAGATAAAATAAATGCCTTTTTAGAAGAAAACTCTCACTTAATGGGATTTGAATTTGTAGAGGCTATTTTGGATTACTTTAATTTTGATATTATCCTATCACAAAATCAAATACAAAATATCCCTACATCTGGGAGTGTTGTAATAATAGCAAATCACCCCCTTGGAGCACTTGATGGATTATTGCTTCTTAAAATTATAGGGAGTATAAGAAAAGATGTAAAAATTGTAGCAAATGATTTTTTAACCCAATTTACGCAACTTGATCCACTACTTTTAAAAGTAAATAACTTCAATCAAATACAAATCAAACAAGATATAAAAGCAATAGTAGATGAGCTCAAACAAGGCAAAGCCGTAATCATATTTCCTAGTGGAGAGGTAAGCAGAGCAAGATTAGATGGGATCAAAGATACAAAATGGTATAAAGGTTTTCTTACATTTGCAATTAACTCAAAATCACCTATTCTTCCAATTCATATAAAAGCAAAAAACTCTTGGTTTTTTTATACCGTCTCAGCTATAAACAAAAGAATATCCACCTTACTTTTGTCCAATGAGATGTTTAATAAACAAAACAAAAAAGCCACTATTACTATAGGTGAAATAATCCCTTATGAAAATATTCCTCAACATATAAAGAAAAAAGAGCTTATTGTTTTATTTAAAAAACATCTATATTCAATAAATAAATTAAAACCTATTTTAACAACCCAAAAAGCAATAGCCCACCCTCAAAGTAGGCAAGCAATACTAGAAGAACTTCAATCTTCTCAAGTCTTAGGTTCTACTAGTGATGGTAAAAAAATATATCTTTACTCATATAAAGATGACTCTACTATACTTAAAGAAATAGGAAGATTAAGAGAACTATCATTTAGAAAAGTAGGTGAAGGGGTAAATAAAAAGCGAGATACTGACAAATATGATAAATATTATAGTCACATAATATTGTGGGATGAAAAAGAGCTTGAAATAGTTGGTTCATATCGTATAGGAAATAGTAATCATATAATGTCACTATATGGAGAAGATGGCTTTTATACATCATCTTTATTTAATTATAATTCTGGGTTTGCAAACTATTTGCAAGACTCCATAGAACTTGGAAGAAGCTTTGTACAGCCAAAATACTGGGGAACTAGAGCACTTGATTATTTATGGTATGGTATTGGTGCATATCTCAAAAATCATAGAAATATCAAATATATGTTTGGTGCAGTAAGCCTAAGTAGTACTTATCCTTCTATTGCAAAAGATTTAATTATAAACTACTACAGCAACTATTTTAAAGATTCAAATAATCTTGTAACACCAAAAAACCCATATCAATATTCAAATAACTTAAATGAAGTAAATTATTTATTTGGATACAATGATAAAAAACTTGATTTTAAGATACTAAAATCTGCACTAAATGATGTAGGCTTTGTTGTACCTACCCTATATAAACAATATAGTGATTTATGTGAAGATGATGGTGTAAAATTTTTAGGCTTTAACACCGATACAAACTTTTCCAACTGTGTAGATGGTTTTATATTAGTCGATATATCAAAAATCAAAACACCACAAAAAAATAGATATATTAATAATTAA
- a CDS encoding sigma 54-interacting transcriptional regulator, which translates to MQSGDFLAYAPITKEIINSANLLKSLKINVLIRGDIGTGKKTLAKTISQSSLIIDAKELQSEISDNAFSTDFDTVIIDHIENITNIDMILNWMANCGLRIIATTKQNELSPKLEDFFAIKIFIPPLDERKEDIKPLANKFAQEAAHVLGDGKTKPQKLIINTVQNGYSLRQSVFFSYLFESINEGEIMMLLEKLIYERLEGENNYRDFLYLFETPLLRAAQKKYKSQLQMAKHLGLNRVTLRKKLELNDV; encoded by the coding sequence ATGCAAAGTGGCGATTTTTTAGCTTATGCCCCTATAACTAAAGAGATAATAAATTCAGCAAACTTACTTAAGAGTCTAAAAATCAATGTTCTTATTCGTGGTGATATAGGGACTGGTAAAAAAACATTGGCGAAAACTATTTCACAAAGCAGTTTGATAATAGATGCAAAAGAGTTACAAAGTGAGATATCAGATAATGCATTTTCTACAGATTTTGATACAGTAATAATAGATCATATAGAAAATATTACAAATATTGATATGATTTTAAATTGGATGGCAAATTGTGGACTTAGAATTATAGCTACTACAAAACAAAATGAATTAAGTCCAAAATTGGAAGATTTTTTTGCAATAAAAATATTTATACCCCCTTTGGATGAGAGAAAAGAAGATATAAAGCCTTTAGCAAATAAGTTTGCACAAGAAGCAGCACATGTACTTGGAGATGGGAAAACAAAACCTCAAAAACTTATCATAAATACGGTGCAAAATGGCTATTCCCTAAGACAGTCTGTATTTTTTAGTTACCTTTTTGAGTCTATTAATGAGGGTGAAATAATGATGCTTTTGGAAAAGCTTATTTATGAAAGATTAGAAGGGGAAAATAATTATAGGGACTTTTTATATCTTTTTGAAACACCTTTATTAAGAGCTGCACAAAAAAAATATAAAAGTCAACTTCAGATGGCAAAACATCTTGGTCTAAATAGAGTAACATTAAGAAAAAAACTAGAACTTAATGATGTTTAA
- a CDS encoding ATP-binding protein, translated as MNKKTIYATTLIVLIIILTYGYSDIKKRFEIIEHEKYTIVSDSLAQRVQNLISDKQSSTLAIALTLSQNSELVNSLKKHTFDTISLDKIATDLKKMTDYKNVWIQILDTTGTSLYRSWIDKKGDNVYNIRADVREVIKTKQLNNTISVGIFTMTFKSMVPIFDGEHFIGIVEIITHFNSIAKRLELDDIQSVVLVDKKFKSQLTHSITNTFINDYYVALFEINPKYTRLLLENNLERIINLQEYEILDNYLVKTLHIKGIDNELLGYYILFKDIDTIEKTDIKSFKLLLVMFIIVLILSFTIFIFLLRNYEKSKIITSNLELQNKLNTQLNEQLLLISDEKTLNRNILDAQSNLVILSDGEALIDANKATFDIIIKKESIDGFLKARKCICDYFIDIGEKEYLYRKYIDNKNWLEYIFQNQDTQFKAVIEYDNILHHFKIRVKPFVYHEKDIFIVTLDDITHEIEIAEALKIEIEEGRKKDLLLQQQSRLAALGEMIGNIAHQWRQPLSAITSSISGLKVKQEFGLLEADDIEQTSADILRSANFLSKTIDDFRNFFKKDKQKNEFIISDVINETYNIIKASYQNHLIEIQLNLKQIPYYGYPGELSQVLLNILNNAKEAILSNKIDESSRFVEITLSSNESNIQISIKDSGGGINEDIIPKIFDPYFTTKHQTQGTGLGLYMSNQIIKNSFNGTIYVTNDIIKRDNKEFKGANFIIELPIQTKDENV; from the coding sequence ATGAACAAAAAAACCATATATGCAACAACTTTAATTGTATTAATTATTATTTTAACATATGGTTATTCTGACATAAAAAAGAGATTTGAGATTATTGAACATGAAAAATATACAATAGTTTCAGACTCTTTAGCTCAAAGGGTGCAAAACCTAATTTCTGACAAACAAAGTAGCACATTAGCTATTGCTCTTACACTATCACAAAACTCTGAACTAGTCAACTCCTTAAAAAAACATACTTTTGATACCATATCATTGGATAAAATTGCAACTGATTTAAAGAAGATGACAGACTACAAAAATGTTTGGATCCAAATTCTTGATACTACTGGTACAAGTCTATACAGAAGTTGGATAGACAAAAAAGGTGATAATGTTTACAATATAAGAGCAGATGTAAGGGAAGTGATAAAAACAAAACAGCTAAATAACACTATAAGTGTTGGAATTTTTACAATGACATTTAAAAGTATGGTTCCAATATTTGATGGTGAACATTTTATAGGAATTGTTGAGATTATTACCCATTTTAATTCCATTGCAAAAAGATTAGAACTTGATGATATCCAAAGTGTTGTATTGGTTGATAAAAAATTCAAAAGCCAACTTACGCACTCTATTACTAACACTTTTATAAATGATTATTATGTAGCGCTTTTTGAAATAAACCCAAAATATACACGCCTTTTACTAGAAAACAATCTTGAACGAATCATAAATCTACAAGAATATGAGATTTTAGATAACTATCTTGTAAAAACACTTCACATAAAAGGTATTGACAATGAACTTTTAGGATATTATATATTATTCAAAGATATTGATACCATAGAAAAAACTGATATTAAATCATTTAAATTATTGCTTGTGATGTTTATTATCGTTTTAATTTTATCATTTACAATTTTCATTTTTTTACTAAGAAATTACGAAAAATCAAAAATTATTACATCCAATTTGGAATTACAAAATAAATTAAATACACAGTTAAATGAACAGTTATTACTAATCTCTGATGAAAAAACTTTAAATAGAAATATTTTAGATGCACAATCAAATCTTGTAATTTTAAGTGATGGTGAAGCTTTAATTGACGCTAATAAAGCAACATTTGATATTATTATAAAAAAAGAATCTATAGATGGATTTCTAAAAGCAAGAAAATGTATATGTGATTATTTTATTGATATAGGTGAAAAAGAATACCTTTACAGAAAATATATAGATAATAAAAATTGGCTTGAGTATATCTTCCAAAATCAAGATACACAATTTAAAGCAGTTATCGAATACGATAACATATTGCACCATTTTAAAATAAGAGTTAAACCTTTTGTGTATCATGAGAAGGATATATTTATAGTTACACTTGATGATATAACTCACGAAATAGAAATTGCAGAGGCACTTAAAATAGAAATTGAAGAAGGGAGAAAAAAAGATCTCCTCCTACAACAACAATCAAGACTAGCAGCTCTTGGTGAAATGATAGGTAATATTGCCCATCAATGGAGACAACCTCTTAGTGCTATTACATCTTCTATTAGTGGATTAAAGGTCAAACAAGAATTTGGTCTACTTGAAGCAGATGATATAGAGCAAACATCAGCAGATATTTTACGAAGTGCAAACTTTTTGTCAAAAACAATAGATGATTTTAGAAATTTCTTCAAAAAAGACAAACAAAAAAATGAGTTCATTATATCTGATGTAATAAATGAAACTTATAATATAATCAAAGCAAGTTACCAAAACCATTTGATTGAAATTCAACTTAACCTAAAACAAATCCCATATTATGGCTATCCTGGAGAATTATCACAAGTTCTTTTAAATATTTTGAATAATGCAAAAGAGGCTATTTTATCGAACAAAATAGATGAGAGTTCTAGATTTGTTGAGATTACACTTTCAAGCAATGAATCAAACATCCAAATATCAATAAAAGATAGTGGAGGTGGGATAAATGAAGATATAATACCAAAAATCTTCGACCCATATTTTACAACAAAACACCAAACCCAAGGGACTGGACTTGGGCTTTATATGTCAAATCAGATTATAAAAAATAGTTTTAATGGTACTATATATGTAACAAATGATATTATAAAAAGAGACAATAAAGAATTTAAAGGTGCAAACTTTATTATAGAACTACCAATTCAAACAAAGGATGAAAATGTCTAA